In Rhizobium sp. BG4, the genomic stretch TGTTCTGGAATGCCAGCCTGCTTTACGGCGGATCGTCCAACGACATCGATACGTATTTTTGGGACGGCACGTTCGATACGACCCGCTGGATGGCCGATACCTCGATCGAGGGGCAGTGGGCAATCGATGGCGACACCATCCTGACGCCAAAGCTGCGGGCGGTCTACTTCTCCGAAAGGGTCGAGGATTACGCCGTCAGCAACGGGGCCGGCGATACCATCGTGATCGATGGCTTTGACGCAGAACAATTCCGTCTCAGCCTCGGAGCGGAGATTGCCCGGTCGTTTACAGTAGAAAGCGGTTCGGTGCTGACGCCGAAGCTCGGCCTGACGGCCGGATTCTCCGGTCTGGATGGATCGGGCGCATTCGGATCGCTCACCGCAGGGCTGTCCATCCAGACGGTCGATCAGTGGATGATCGATGTCAGCCTGCTCCTGAATGTAGAGGGAGACGGTGAGGCGTCGGCCGGTACCAGGGTTGGGGCGGCAAAACGGTTCTAGAGCCGGGTCTTGCCGTTCAGTCTGGCGGCCAGGCTGCCGATCTGTTCAGCCCCGCCCGTCCGCCCAGACCGGCTTGCTGACGCTCTGCAGCAGCTCCGGTTCGATGCCGTCGATGCGGGCGATGACGGCTTTGGCCATTTCGCGGCCGGCGTGGCGGACGTCTTCGTAGGCGGTGATGATTTCGGGCCGGATCCAGTTGAGGATCGGGGCGGATTCCTTCGAGACCATGTCGACATCCTTGCCGAGGTGCTTGCCGGCAGCCTCGATGCCGGCGTTCACCGCGATAGCGGCGCTGCCGGCGGAGCAGACGATGCCATCGGGAGCATTCGGCGAGCGCATCATCGCCTCAATGGTATTCCTGATCTCGTCGAGCGGCGCATCGATGTTGACGCGCAGCGGCACTTCCTCGGCGCCGTAGTCATGCAGGCCGGTCTGGAAGCCGATGCGGGTATGGGCGTAGTAGGTGAGCTTGCTCGGCGGCTGGAGCAGGGCGATATGCCGGCGTCCGCGATCGACGAGACGCTGCACCGCCTGGTGGGCGAAAGCCTCGTTGTCGAAGTCGTGATAGGGATGCACCAGCCCGGCATCGGTGCGGCCGTGGGTGGCGAAGGGGATGTTCTGCTCGGCAAGCAGCCGCACGCGCGGATCGTCAGG encodes the following:
- a CDS encoding LacI family transcriptional regulator: MENKGNFAGAATVQRERPTLKTIAFMTGLGITTVSRALKDAPDIGAETKERVRMVARQLGYQPNRAGVRLRTGKTNVIALVLSIDEEIMGFSSQMVFGISEVLTGTPYHIVVTPHSHSKDPMMPVRYILDTGSADGVIISRIEPDDPRVRLLAEQNIPFATHGRTDAGLVHPYHDFDNEAFAHQAVQRLVDRGRRHIALLQPPSKLTYYAHTRIGFQTGLHDYGAEEVPLRVNIDAPLDEIRNTIEAMMRSPNAPDGIVCSAGSAAIAVNAGIEAAGKHLGKDVDMVSKESAPILNWIRPEIITAYEDVRHAGREMAKAVIARIDGIEPELLQSVSKPVWADGRG